In bacterium, the sequence GCATAGAACCGCTCTGGGCCGCGTCCGACCTTGCCCATGTTTCCCGAAAGCCGCCACCAATCCGCCTCGTGAACCGAGGTCTCCAGCTCTTGCGAGAAGCGGCAAGTTCGCTGGTCAGGGAGCGAGCCCTGGGTTCTAAGATACTGAATGTAGCCATAATGCGTGTATTCATCCGCACCGAGCCACGCAGGTATCAGCACGGCAAGCAAAGCGCCATTCACAAGATTGATCGCCACAAGAAGCAACAGGAGAACTAGCCCAGCTCTGTCTCTAACCATTAGCCACCCACGTTACCACTTGCATCGATGCAGATTGCGCCGTGAGTCGCAACTTGGCCAGGATGGTTGACCCGGGCACAGCGCTCGGCGCAGGCTGCGAACCGCCTACAAATCTATGGCTGAACATCAACGCCGTCTTGCCCGCAATCGTTTGAGTTTATCAAACACAAGCTTTGCGAAGGCGACCGGCCCCTCATGGAGCAAGACCTCCTTAGCCACAGCCAGCCCGAACTTGACGCGGCTTGAACGCCTCGGCGCAGCCTGCTGACTGGCGGCACCAAACGCCGCCGAGACCTCCTCCACAAGCGACTGCATCTTCTCCACGCTCGGCTCCCACCTGAATCGCCTGCTGCTCACCTTCGCACGCTCCGACATCTGCGAAATGAGGTCGCGACGGTTGGCGAGTTGTCTAATCGTTCTATCGAACTGGGCCTCGTTGTCCACTAACACGCCTGCGCCTGTTCCGCCAAGCAGCTCTTCGTGCGCCCCACGGCGCATCACCACACAGGGCGTGCCCTGAAACTGCGCCTCGAAGAGCGGCAGGTCAAACCCCTCCCAGAGCGACATCGAGACGAAAAGGTCGGCCGCGGCCAGCACCAGGGCGACCTTCTCTTCAGGGATATTCAACATTGGGATAACACCCATATCTATAAGCTGCTTCTCGGTTGTCGTATCGGCCCTTCCCGCAAGCATGAGCTTAACGTGGGGCGTGTCGCTGTTGATGCGACGCCAGACCTCGATGAGCCTATCGACCGACTTGTAGGGCTGCCTTTGCCCGTCGAGATCGATCCGGCCAACGAAAGTGATGAGAAAATCCGCGCCCGAGATGCCGATCTTCTCACGAAACGCCTCGGCCGCGACTTTTCCGATGAGCGGATAGTGGTCGCAGCCGTTATGGATTATCTTCGTCTTGCTCCGGGCCTGTCTCGGCAGCTGCGAGGCGATGAACCGCGAGATGGCCACCACCCTGTCATAGGGCCTGATTACGCTGAAAACTC encodes:
- a CDS encoding glycosyltransferase family 4 protein, encoding MFFRLNCTITDRLEMVSGKTHREVVRADGSSFFLDPAFLFALENINRQNVLKRLCERFSTSREEAEVIISTIVKTHLVLQAEQGSDDRRKEAGLRRPTVGILTERMKLGYGVDLVVHQTASGLSRRGYDVTVFTGAVDAIYNKSVNYEIVPLAESERLSDVFSQEFFEHAIGSLKRRRIDVWILESLPFYYWRDSLPGPVIFVEHGTPSPELFPKEMSLSVRLACLTKRERVFSVIRPYDRVVAISRFIASQLPRQARSKTKIIHNGCDHYPLIGKVAAEAFREKIGISGADFLITFVGRIDLDGQRQPYKSVDRLIEVWRRINSDTPHVKLMLAGRADTTTEKQLIDMGVIPMLNIPEEKVALVLAAADLFVSMSLWEGFDLPLFEAQFQGTPCVVMRRGAHEELLGGTGAGVLVDNEAQFDRTIRQLANRRDLISQMSERAKVSSRRFRWEPSVEKMQSLVEEVSAAFGAASQQAAPRRSSRVKFGLAVAKEVLLHEGPVAFAKLVFDKLKRLRARRR